The proteins below are encoded in one region of Micromonospora sp. DSM 45708:
- a CDS encoding MarR family winged helix-turn-helix transcriptional regulator, whose translation MATPDRPGFALPLLLLAGFRALVDDLHAELARHGHPELRPAHGFVLQAVGPAGTTASDLGQRLGVSKQAAGKTVDRLVALGYLERVDDPADARRKLVRMTARGHDGLRRSATVFDELRDRWAATLGADRVAAIEDDLRRMVPADVFRLDVPGWFGA comes from the coding sequence ATGGCAACGCCTGACCGCCCCGGCTTCGCGCTGCCGCTGCTGCTGCTCGCCGGCTTCCGCGCGCTCGTCGACGACCTGCACGCCGAGCTGGCCCGGCACGGGCACCCCGAGCTGCGACCGGCGCACGGCTTCGTCCTCCAGGCCGTCGGACCGGCCGGCACCACCGCCTCCGACCTCGGGCAACGCCTCGGCGTCTCCAAGCAGGCCGCCGGCAAGACGGTGGACCGGCTGGTCGCGCTCGGCTACCTGGAACGGGTGGACGACCCCGCCGACGCGCGCCGGAAACTGGTCCGGATGACCGCCCGGGGTCACGACGGGCTGCGCCGCTCGGCGACCGTCTTCGACGAACTGCGCGACCGGTGGGCGGCCACGCTCGGCGCGGACCGGGTCGCCGCCATCGAGGACGACCTGCGCCGGATGGTCCCCGCCGACGTGTTCCGCCTCGACGTCCCCGGCTGGTTCGGCGCGTGA
- a CDS encoding pectate lyase, whose protein sequence is MRRKVATRWLAGGATAIAGAVIALALQVPDASAATNLSLGAGADGSSKADGTSYGNVIDGNAGTYWSPSGSTGTVSVKWGSATTVSSAVIVQGSGGGSISGWQLKNYDTGAVLASGSSAPSVITFSSTSLKKISFVITSASGAPRIAEFETYSSGGSTPTTSPTSGPTSGPTSGPTGNPGTPTGAWPSSAGSVSISSTVNVSGTFDGGMKTYCCMGDGGQGESQDPMFKIANGGTLQNVILGSPAGDGVHCEGTCTLRNVWWNDIGEDAATFKQTNGGTSYVIGGGARSGSDKTFQHNGNGTVSISGFYLKGSGKLYRACGNCSTSYTRHVRVDNVLVDDIDMLTGINSNWNDTATITRVVVIGSATICGKYKGVAKGSEPSYLGEGWNDANCKVNRSDVIFR, encoded by the coding sequence ATGAGACGAAAAGTCGCCACGCGGTGGCTGGCCGGCGGTGCCACGGCGATCGCAGGTGCCGTCATCGCGCTGGCGTTGCAGGTCCCCGACGCCTCGGCCGCCACGAACCTCAGCCTCGGCGCCGGCGCCGACGGCTCCAGCAAGGCCGATGGCACCAGCTACGGCAACGTCATCGACGGCAACGCCGGCACCTACTGGTCGCCGAGCGGCTCGACCGGCACGGTCTCGGTCAAGTGGGGCAGCGCCACCACGGTGTCCTCGGCCGTCATCGTCCAGGGCTCGGGCGGTGGCTCGATCAGCGGCTGGCAGCTCAAGAACTACGACACGGGCGCCGTCCTGGCCAGCGGCAGCAGCGCCCCGAGCGTCATCACCTTCTCCTCGACGTCGCTGAAGAAGATCTCCTTTGTCATCACCAGCGCGTCCGGCGCCCCGCGAATCGCCGAGTTCGAGACGTACTCCAGCGGCGGCTCGACCCCGACCACCAGCCCGACCAGTGGCCCCACCAGCGGTCCGACGTCCGGCCCGACCGGCAACCCGGGCACGCCGACCGGTGCGTGGCCGTCGTCGGCCGGCTCGGTGAGCATCTCGAGCACGGTCAACGTCTCCGGCACCTTCGACGGTGGAATGAAGACCTACTGCTGCATGGGTGACGGTGGGCAGGGCGAGTCGCAGGACCCGATGTTCAAGATCGCCAACGGGGGCACGCTCCAGAACGTCATCCTCGGTTCGCCCGCCGGTGACGGCGTGCACTGCGAGGGCACCTGCACGCTGCGCAACGTGTGGTGGAACGACATCGGCGAGGACGCCGCCACCTTCAAGCAGACCAACGGCGGCACGTCCTACGTCATCGGTGGCGGCGCGCGCAGCGGCAGCGACAAGACCTTCCAGCACAACGGCAACGGCACCGTCAGCATCTCCGGCTTCTATCTCAAGGGGTCCGGCAAGCTGTACCGCGCCTGCGGCAACTGCTCCACCTCGTACACCCGCCACGTGCGTGTCGACAACGTCCTCGTCGACGACATCGACATGCTCACCGGCATCAACAGCAACTGGAACGACACCGCGACGATCACTCGTGTGGTCGTGATCGGCTCGGCCACCATCTGCGGCAAGTACAAGGGTGTGGCCAAGGGCAGCGAACCCAGCTACCTCGGCGAGGGCTGGAACGACGCCAACTGCAAGGTCAACAGAAGTGACGTCATCTTCCGGTAG
- the ccsB gene encoding c-type cytochrome biogenesis protein CcsB — translation MSALSDQLVTFAILAYLIAMISHAVEFAVGNARKVAVAAPARELVGAGVGGAGGTVDEPAAPQRPDRSAARAALAGRIAAWLTALAAALHLGAVVTRGIAAERMPWGNMYEFVLTVTWIGVAAWLVVLWKQPSLRRLGLFLTLVMVLLLAFAELKLYVQVVPLMPALQSYWFIIHVSTIIFASGIFLLGVVPAAAYLMRAGWEQGRRSFPYTLARRLPAAAGLERLTFTTHAFAFPIFTFAVIAGAIWAEAAWGRAWGWDPKETWAFISWVVYAGYLHARATPSVKRNVATWIAVVGFLTVLMNLFGVNFFFTGLHSYAGVN, via the coding sequence ATGTCCGCACTCTCGGATCAGCTGGTCACGTTCGCGATCCTGGCGTACCTGATCGCGATGATCAGCCACGCCGTGGAGTTCGCGGTCGGCAACGCGCGGAAGGTGGCCGTGGCCGCCCCGGCCCGCGAGCTGGTCGGCGCGGGCGTCGGCGGGGCCGGGGGGACCGTCGACGAGCCGGCCGCGCCGCAGCGTCCCGACCGCTCCGCCGCGCGGGCCGCGCTCGCCGGGCGGATCGCCGCCTGGCTCACCGCGCTCGCCGCCGCGCTGCACCTGGGCGCCGTGGTCACGCGGGGCATCGCCGCCGAGCGGATGCCCTGGGGCAACATGTACGAGTTCGTGCTGACGGTCACCTGGATCGGGGTGGCCGCGTGGCTCGTGGTGCTCTGGAAGCAGCCGTCGCTGCGCCGGCTCGGGCTGTTCCTGACGCTGGTGATGGTGCTGCTGCTGGCGTTCGCCGAGCTGAAGCTCTACGTCCAGGTCGTGCCGCTGATGCCGGCGCTCCAGTCGTACTGGTTCATCATCCACGTGTCGACGATCATCTTCGCCTCGGGCATCTTCCTGCTGGGCGTGGTGCCGGCCGCCGCGTACCTGATGCGGGCCGGTTGGGAGCAGGGGCGGCGCAGCTTCCCGTACACCCTGGCCCGCCGGCTGCCGGCGGCGGCCGGGCTGGAGCGGCTGACCTTCACGACGCACGCCTTCGCGTTCCCGATCTTCACGTTCGCGGTGATCGCCGGCGCGATCTGGGCCGAGGCGGCCTGGGGGCGGGCCTGGGGCTGGGACCCGAAGGAGACCTGGGCGTTCATCTCGTGGGTGGTCTACGCGGGCTACCTGCACGCGCGGGCGACGCCGAGCGTCAAGCGCAACGTGGCCACCTGGATCGCCGTGGTGGGCTTCCTGACCGTGTTGATGAACCTGTTCGGGGTCAACTTCTTCTTCACCGGCCTGCACTCGTACGCCGGCGTCAACTGA